A stretch of the Musa acuminata AAA Group cultivar baxijiao chromosome BXJ2-7, Cavendish_Baxijiao_AAA, whole genome shotgun sequence genome encodes the following:
- the LOC135616700 gene encoding uncharacterized protein LOC135616700 isoform X2, whose translation MESLCSSAVTPWRIEAPVVRRPKCSSLVKASTFRFWRDNCTEKLASLALSGPPRSPQSRGERWRVLAHGASGIGGENSGALTNGFSVLIDGDPASIQNDIIQNGGHEDCMSGNMEMVTPVTAGRVTTGSKAGLFRTPISGGVQSALAVNNLPHPALAVHNLMQQAKYGQLCTIVSRMHNRREGYPFGSLVDFAPDPMGHPIFSLSPLAIHTRNLLVNSKCSLVVQIPGWTSLSNARATIFGDVFPLAADQQFSGIYFIGGFGTVAWVDVKEYEASKPDKIAADSGEQNLKELNALFSKSLKDSLSTEAEIDDAAFISIDSKGTDIRVRQGAQFNVQRISFEVEHDVQTLDDAKAALEKIINRYNRSKSQTGS comes from the exons ATGGAGTCCCTCTGCAGCTCTGCTGTCACCCCCTGGCGGATTGAAGCCCCTGTTGTTCGCCGACCAAAgtgctcatccctagttaaagcctcAACTTTCCGATTCTGGCGCGATAACTGCACAGAAAAGCTCGCTTCTTTGGCACTTTCGGGCCCTCCGCGGAGCCCTCAGAGTCGCGGGGAAAGGTGGCGGGTCCTCGCACACGGAGCCTCCGGAATTGGCGGAGAAAACAGTGGGGCTTTGACAAATGGATTTAGTGTCTTGATCGACGGTGACCCCGCATCGATTCAG AATGACATAATTCAAAATGGTGGCCATGAGGATTGCATGAGTGGAAATATGGAAATGGTAACACCTGTTACTGCTGGACGTGTAACAACTGGATCCAAAGCTGGACTCTTCAGGACACCGATTTCTGGTGGTGTTCAAAGTGCATTGGCTGTCAATAACTTACCTCACCCAGCCTTAGCTGTTCACAATTTAATGCAGCAG GCCAAGTATGGTCAACTATGCACTATAGTGTCCCGGATGCATAATCGCCGTGAAGGCTACCCATTTGGTTCGTTGGTAGATTTTGCACCTGATCCAATGGGGC ATCCCATTTTTTCACTCTCTCCACTAGCAATCCATACAAGGAATCTCTTGGTGAATTCAAAATGTTCGCTTGTTGTGCAG ATACCTGGATGGACGTCACTATCAAATGCACGTGCGACGATATTTGGTGATGTCTTCCCTCTTGCAGCTGATCAGCAG TTCAGTGGCATCTATTTCATTGGAGGATTTGGAACTGTTGCATGGGTAGATGTTAAGGAATATGAGGCCTCAAAACCTGATAAAATTGCTGCTGACAGTGGAGAACAAAATTTGAAG GAACTTAATGCACTCTTCTCAAAATCACTCAAAGATAGCTTATCAACAGAAGCTGAGATAGATGATGCTGCTTTTATTTCCATAGACAGTAAAGGCACTGATATTCGGGTTCGGCAAGGTGCACAG TTTAACGTTCAAAGGATATCATTTGAAGTTGAACATGATGTGCAGACACTGGATGATGCGAAAGCAGCTCTTGAGAAGATAATAAACAGGTATAACAGGTCAAAATCACAAACTGGGAGTTGA
- the LOC135616700 gene encoding uncharacterized protein LOC135616700 isoform X1, with amino-acid sequence MESLCSSAVTPWRIEAPVVRRPKCSSLVKASTFRFWRDNCTEKLASLALSGPPRSPQSRGERWRVLAHGASGIGGENSGALTNGFSVLIDGDPASIQNDIIQNGGHEDCMSGNMEMVTPVTAGRVTTGSKAGLFRTPISGGVQSALAVNNLPHPALAVHNLMQQAKYGQLCTIVSRMHNRREGYPFGSLVDFAPDPMGHPIFSLSPLAIHTRNLLVNSKCSLVVQIPGWTSLSNARATIFGDVFPLAADQQEWACQQFAAKHQQWASKQLGNLYYYRMQNISGIYFIGGFGTVAWVDVKEYEASKPDKIAADSGEQNLKELNALFSKSLKDSLSTEAEIDDAAFISIDSKGTDIRVRQGAQFNVQRISFEVEHDVQTLDDAKAALEKIINRYNRSKSQTGS; translated from the exons ATGGAGTCCCTCTGCAGCTCTGCTGTCACCCCCTGGCGGATTGAAGCCCCTGTTGTTCGCCGACCAAAgtgctcatccctagttaaagcctcAACTTTCCGATTCTGGCGCGATAACTGCACAGAAAAGCTCGCTTCTTTGGCACTTTCGGGCCCTCCGCGGAGCCCTCAGAGTCGCGGGGAAAGGTGGCGGGTCCTCGCACACGGAGCCTCCGGAATTGGCGGAGAAAACAGTGGGGCTTTGACAAATGGATTTAGTGTCTTGATCGACGGTGACCCCGCATCGATTCAG AATGACATAATTCAAAATGGTGGCCATGAGGATTGCATGAGTGGAAATATGGAAATGGTAACACCTGTTACTGCTGGACGTGTAACAACTGGATCCAAAGCTGGACTCTTCAGGACACCGATTTCTGGTGGTGTTCAAAGTGCATTGGCTGTCAATAACTTACCTCACCCAGCCTTAGCTGTTCACAATTTAATGCAGCAG GCCAAGTATGGTCAACTATGCACTATAGTGTCCCGGATGCATAATCGCCGTGAAGGCTACCCATTTGGTTCGTTGGTAGATTTTGCACCTGATCCAATGGGGC ATCCCATTTTTTCACTCTCTCCACTAGCAATCCATACAAGGAATCTCTTGGTGAATTCAAAATGTTCGCTTGTTGTGCAG ATACCTGGATGGACGTCACTATCAAATGCACGTGCGACGATATTTGGTGATGTCTTCCCTCTTGCAGCTGATCAGCAG GAATGGGCTTGTCAGCAATTTGCGGCAAAACACCAGCAGTGGGCATCCAAACAATTGGGCAACTTATACTATTACAGGATGCAGAACATTAG TGGCATCTATTTCATTGGAGGATTTGGAACTGTTGCATGGGTAGATGTTAAGGAATATGAGGCCTCAAAACCTGATAAAATTGCTGCTGACAGTGGAGAACAAAATTTGAAG GAACTTAATGCACTCTTCTCAAAATCACTCAAAGATAGCTTATCAACAGAAGCTGAGATAGATGATGCTGCTTTTATTTCCATAGACAGTAAAGGCACTGATATTCGGGTTCGGCAAGGTGCACAG TTTAACGTTCAAAGGATATCATTTGAAGTTGAACATGATGTGCAGACACTGGATGATGCGAAAGCAGCTCTTGAGAAGATAATAAACAGGTATAACAGGTCAAAATCACAAACTGGGAGTTGA
- the LOC135581953 gene encoding uncharacterized membrane protein At1g16860-like: MGSRFPSHQLSNGLYVSGRPEQPKEKPPVICSTAMPYTGGDIKKSGELGKMFDLHVEKSRKSGPLSNNPSRNRSFGGAASHSGPIMPNGPGQSSYVAPSSGSSFVTGGSGRQKSNSGPLRHGDSVKKSSGPQSGGVTPMARQNSGPLPPVLPTTGLITSGPISSGPLNSSGAPRKVSGSLDSTKSMKPHSTSIVHNQAVTNLTQENDYLFKGSLPKPILWSVILLFVMGFIAGGFILGAVQNAILLIVVVTIFGVVIVLSFWNTCFGRRAILGFVAQYPDADLRNAKDGQYVKVSGVVTCGNFPLESSYHKVPRCVYTSTGLYEYRGWDSRTANSQRRCFTWGLRSMERHVVDFYISDFQSGLRALVKAGYGSKVTPYVDESIVIDVNPNNMDLSPEFLRWLQERNLSSDDRVVMRLKEGYVKEGSTVSVMGIVQKNENVLMIVPPSEPFSTGCQWAKCIVPSSLDGIILRCEDTSNVDVIPV; the protein is encoded by the exons ATGGGTTCCAGATTCCCATCGCACCAGCTCAGCAATGGCCTCTATGTTTCAGGCCGACCTGAGCAACCCAAGGAGAAGCCTCCAGTGATTTGCTCCACAGCCATGCCATATACAGGTGGAGATATTAAAAAATCTGGGGAACTAGGGAAGATGTTTGATCTTCATGTGGAAAAATCCAGAAAATCTGGGCCTCTTAGTAATAACCCTTCAAGAAATCGATCATTTGGAGGTGCTGCTTCCCACTCAGGGCCTATCATGCCTAATGGCCCTGGGCAGTCTTCTTATGTAGCCCCAAGTTCTGGTTCTTCATTTGTCACTGGTGGTTCTGGTAGGCAGAAATCTAACTCTGGCCCGCTTAGACATGGGGATTCAGTTAAAAAGTCATCTGGGCCTCAATCTGGAGGTGTCACCCCAATGGCTCGCCAAAACTCTGGCCCTCTTCCACCGGTACTGCCAACTACAGGTCTCATCACTTCGGGGCCAATATCTTCTGGGCCACTTAATTCATCTGGAGCCCCTCGGAAAGTATCAGGTTCTCTGGATTCTACTAAGTCAATGAAGCCACATAGCACCTCCATTGTTCATAACCAAGCCGTCACTAATCTCACTCAGGAGAATGATTATTTGTTCAAGGGGAGCTTGCCTAAGCCTATCCTTTGGTCTGTCATTTTGTTGTTTGTGATGGGGTTTATTGCAGGTGGCTTCATTCTTGGTGCTGTTCAAAATGCCATTCTTCTTATTGTTGTCGTAACCATATTTGGAGTTGTCATTGTGCTTTCCTTTTGGAATACTTGTTTTGGACGAAGAGCAATTTTAGGATTCGTTGCCCAGTATCCTGATGCTGATCTGCGAAATGCAAAGGACGGGCAGTATGTCAAGGTCTCTGGG GTTGTTACGTGTGGAAACTTTCCACTCGAGTCATCATATCATAAGGTCCCCAGATGTGTGTACACATCCACTGGTCTATATGAATACAGGGGCTGGGACTCAAGGACTGCCAATTCCCAGCGTCGATGTTTTACCTGGGGATTAAGATCAATGGAG AGGCATGTGGTAGACTTTTACATATCTGATTTTCAATCGGGATTGAGAGCTCTGGTCAAAGCCGGTTATGGTTCTAAGGTGACCCCATATGTCGATGAGTCTATTGTTATCGACGTCAACCCAAACAACATGGACTTGTCTCCTGAATTTCTCAGGTGGTTGCAAGAGAGGAACCTTTCCAGTGATGACCGCGTGGTGATGCGCCTGAAAGAAGG TTATGTCAAAGAGGGCAGCACCGTGAGTGTAATGGGGATCGTCCAAAAGAATGAGAATGTTCTAATGATAGTTCCTCCTTCTGAGCCCTTCTCCACAGGATGCCAGTGGGCGAAGTGCATAGTTCCATCAAGCCTCGACGGAATAATATTGAGATGTGAAGACACTTCAAATGTTGATGTCATACCGGTATAA